One region of Trichoderma breve strain T069 chromosome 7 map unlocalized scaffold00007, whole genome shotgun sequence genomic DNA includes:
- a CDS encoding alpha/beta hydrolase family domain-containing protein: protein MVSSLLLGALMLLPGISVSANACVERPHGYCKQLDIRLPITADTAVFDIPRVDNDIEAVSWAIYDATRTTIHGPGNIIKNTTTSETFNIHAQLCIPKSTKNGKHNILQIATHGVHYDSRYWDSEYKPENHSYVEAALKAGYSIFTYDRLGVGQSDKPDAYDVVQAPVELEILRQLTLMARNGSLYEFAAPHKVVHIGHSFGSFLTSAFIARYGPLTDGAIITGYLFTKELASAGSTSFSVEYAATGNPPFNRSSGYVVAQRDGIQNIFFGGNPKTAFTPELLDYGISIKQPVPIGEFASAFSLLGNPGPSFRAPVQFLLPELDFYICRGDCRGLANMTELNATYPHATKIEVALQPNTGHALPLHNNATAGFQLIFDFFSRNGL from the exons ATGGTGTCTTCGCTGCTCTTGGGAGCTTTAATGCTTCTACCAGGCATTTCTGTTTCAGCAAATGCCTGTGTCGAAAGGCCTCACGGATATTGCAAGCAGCTGGATATTCGGCTGCCTATTACCGCAGATACTGCCGTTTTTGACATACCAAGAGTGGACAACGATATTGAAGCAGTATCCTGGGCAATTTACGATGCCACCCGGACTACTATACACGGCCCTGGTAATATCATCAAGAATACCACGACTTCTGAGACGTTCAATATCCATGCTCAGCTGTGCATTCCCAAGTCTACCAAGAATGGAAAGCACAATATCTTGCAGATCGCCACCCATGGAGTGCACTACGACTCTAGATACTGGGATTCCGAGTACAAGCCGGAGAACCACTCCTACGTGGAAGCAGCACTTAAAGCAGGATACTCCATCTTCACGTATGATCGTCTGGGAGTCGGTCAATCTGATAAGCCGGATGCATACGACGTGGTCCAAGCACCTGTTGAGCTCGAAATTCTCCGCCAATTGACCCTGATGGCACGCAATGGTAGCCTGTATGAGTTTGCGG CCCCGCATAAGGTCGTCCACATCGGACACAGTTTCGGCTCATTCCTTACCTCGGCCTTCATTGCCAGATACGGGCCTCTTACTGATGGAGCCATCATCACGGGCTACCTGTTCACCAAAGAACTTGCAAGCGCCGGCTCAACATCGTTCAGCGTCGAATATGCCGCCACAGGAAACCCTCCTTTCAACCGATCAAGCGGCTACGTAGTGGCCCAGAGAGATGGTATCCAAAACATCTTCTTTGGTGGCAATCCCAAAACCGCCTTCACACCGGAGTTGCTTGACTATGGCATTAGCATCAAGCAGCCTGTCCCGATCGGAGAGTTCGCCTCTGCCTTCTCGCTGCTTGGAAACCCCGGGCCATCCTTCAGGGCCCCTGTGCAATTCCTGTTGCCAGAGCTTGACTTTTACATCTGCCGAGGCGATTGCAGGGGTTTGGCCAACATGACAGAGTTGAACGCGACTTACCCCCACGCTACGAAAATCGAGGTGGCTCTTCAGCCCAACACTGGCCATGCGCTGCCACTCCACAACAATGCCACAGCAGGGTTCCAGCTTATTTTCGACTTCTTTTCTAGGAATGGGTTGTAA
- a CDS encoding major facilitator superfamily domain-containing protein, whose protein sequence is MDAKDMAKLGSARAVAISASIIATQLVQMIPFGAGILASSIIARDLNSPNKASWIAASYPLTQGAFVLIGGRIGSIYGHKNVLVAACLWWSIFSLGSGFARNIVALIALRALTGVGGAFMVPNAISLLTINFPPGRLRNLSVGFFGAMAPIGASIGCVFAGLLAQLTPWKYMFFGLTIMGVLVTALVVFVVPGETEPLDKQGRVDYIGCYLGVGGLILFNFVWNQAPFVGWQEPYEYALLIAAVVHLTAFILWEARYAADPILPLDIWTAKSISPMLLASFISFMAVGILVWYCNTWNVNLRGYSTLLCAATFVPLAIGGTTAAIVSGLVVPLLDAQYILVIGSACTMVACILAATMPDKQSYWPQMFPAITILSYGPDFLFAASQIIASNTVKKHQQGIAGSLIGTLVAYGQSTGIGFAGTVETYTNNHGANIGDGYRHALYLGIGLAGLSIIIAIIFIRIPKDTRDGWGDEELTVMGDLSDQSEQNKADESLDSQNKQLQV, encoded by the exons ATGGACGCAAAAGACATGGCTAAGCTAGGCTCAGCGCGAGCAGTGGCGATCTCAGCATCTATTATCGCTACACAGCTTGTTCAG ATGATTCCTTTTGGTGCCGGGATTCTCGCCTCGAGTATCATTGCCCGCGACCTCAACTCACCGAACAAGGCAAGCTGGATTGCAGCTTCGTACCC CTTAACGCAAGGCGCATTTGTTTTAATAGGCGGTCGTATCGGTTCCATCTATGGCCATAAAAATGTGCTTGTCGCAGCCTGTCTGTGGTGGTCAATATTCTCATTAGGTTCAGGCTTTGCCCGCAACATCGTCGCGCTGATCGCGCTCCGAGCACTGACTGGAGTTGGAGGCGCTTTCATGGTGCCAAATGCCATTTCATTATTAACCATTAATTTCCCTCCTGGAAGACTTCGAAACCTGAGCGTTGGTTTCTTTGGAGCAATGGCCCCGATCGGTGCTTCGATAGGCTGTGTGTTCGCGGGTCTTTTGGCTCAGTTGACGCCGTGGAAATACATGTTTTTTGGGCT CACCATTATGGGTGTCCTTGTGACAGCACTCGTTGTGTTTGTTGTCCCCGGCGAGACTGAACCCTTGGATAAGCAGGGACGTGTTGACTACATTGGGTGCTATCTTGGAGTCGGCGGGCTCATACTATTCAATTTTGTTTGGAA TCAAGCTCCATTCGTTGGTTGGCAGGAGCCGTATGAGTACGCTCTGCTGATTGCTGCAGTTGTCCATCTTACCGCATTCATTCTCTGGGAAGCCCGGTATGCAGCTGACCCAATCTTGCCCCTCGATATATGGACAGCAAAATCGATCAGCCCGATGTTGTTGGCAtcattcatttctttcatggCAGTCGGCATCTTGGTATGGTATTGCAATACGTGGAATGTCAACCTGCGAGGATACTCGACCTTGCTGTGTGCTGCTACTTTTGTTCCGCTGGCAATCGGGGGAACCACAGCGGCCATAGTCAGCGGCTTGGTTGTACCACTCTTAGATGCCCAATACATCTTGGTGATAGGCAGTGCGTGTACCATGGTTGCGTGCATTCTTGCTGCAACCATGCCTGACAAGCAGTCATATTGGCCGCAGATGTTTCCGGCAATAACGATTCTTAGTTACGGTCCCGACTTTCTCTTCGCAGCATCACAGATCATTGCAAGCAATACTGTAAAGAAACATCAACAGGGAATAGCCGGTTCTTTGATTGGCACTCTAGTAGCCTATGGTCAAAGCACAGGTATTGGATTCGCCGGCACTGTCGAAACTTATACCAACAATCACGGCGCCAATATTGGGGATGGATATCGACATGCCCTGTATCTGGGAATTGGACTTGCTGGACTATCAATTATCATCGCTATAATCTTTATTCGCATTCCAAAAGATAC